ACCACCAAATCCCGGATTTCGTGTTCCACGACTGCGCGATTGTTCTCCTTCCCCACTTCGACTTCCTGCGTGACGCTGAACGAAAAGCCGCCATCTCCATAGAAGACCACAACGGAATCGCTCGTAAAGCAGTGCGCTACGACCAAATCCGTCTTGTCGTCACCGTTCATATCTCTGGCGACGAGGCGCAACGGCAGGGGGCCGCGACTTGGTATGCGGGTCGCTTCGGCAAACCCTCCCTTGCCGTCGCCGCGAAAGAACGCCAGATCCCCGCTGCTATAGAGGGCCACGGCGAGGTCCAGTTCCCCATCGCCGTCGAAATCGGCAGCTTGAACATCACGGGGTCCTCCCTCGCAGGGGAACATAACCGGCGCGCCAAAGTAGGAGGTCTTGTCGCCGGGGAAATACACAAGCACGTCGCTCGACCATCCCGTCGCGACAACATCGCGGTAACCGTCCCGGTTGAAGTCACGCACTGTCAGGGACGTCAAACCCGGCACCGTGTAAATGGGCACGCCATCATTGTCGAGAATGCGATGATACTGGAGATCGGTTTCGGGCACGGCGTAGTTCAGCGCTTCAAACCCTTCTTCTCCGAGATTCCGAAAGAGTGTCAGGTGCCTTCGGCGGGAAGGAGGCTCGTGGAAACAAACGGTGACGATATCCAACGCTTTCAAGGCGTCGATGTTTGCGAGAACCACCGCGTATGGGGCAAAACCGGCCTTTAGCGGAGGCTTCGGCAAGTACTCAAGATTCCCCTGCGATTCGAGGTAGGACAACTCATCGTTTGCGGGACGTTCCTCGCGCGGATTCGTCATCGATCCGCGATCGGCGGTCACAATCTCAGGAAGACCATCGCCATTGAGATCGGCCGCGGCGATCGAACACGGATTCGGCCCAACATTGAACCATTTCCCGTATTTAGTGAACAGTTCGGCGCGCGATTGAAACGATGCCGCGACAAACAACAGAACCGCGATCAAGACTCTGTCTCGCGAAATGTGAGTGCGGAATCTCATGGGCGGCGCCTCGCCAGCTTTGCCGCCAAATCGATGGCCGCGCACAGGCTGTTTTCGCGCGCTTCGCCTTTCCAGGCAATGTCGTACGCGGTACCGTGATCGACGGACGTGCGCACCACAGGAATTCCCAATGTCACGTTCACTCCTTCATCCATGGCAATCAGTTTCAACGGAATGTGCCCTTGGTCATGATACATGGCAATCACCATGTCGAATTCGCCTTCGTTCATGCGCCGAAACACCGTGTCCGGCGGATAGGGGCCAGAACAATCGATTCCTTCTCCGGCGCACAGTGCAACGGCGGGTTCAATCTCGCGCGCTTCCTCGCTTCCGAGTATACCGGCCTCCCCCGCGTGCGGATTCAGTCCGGCAACCGCAATGCGCCGGCGTTCGAGACCGAGACGCACCAGTGAATCGTGCCCGATACGAATCGACTCCGCGATGCGATCGCGCTTGACCATTGCAATCGCCTCGACAAGCGGATAGTGCGATGTGATGTGAACAATCCTCATTCGGTCCGTGAACAGACACATACGGTAATCCTTGGATTGCGTTTCCTCCGCAAGGATTTCCGTGTGGCCGGTGTAGCGAATACCCGCGAGGTGCAGCCCCTCCTTATTGATGGGACACGTCACCACTCCATCCAGCGATCCCGCCATGCACGCGCGAATAGCCGTCCGCAGCCACGCGACTGCACACC
This DNA window, taken from Candidatus Hydrogenedentota bacterium, encodes the following:
- a CDS encoding VCBS repeat-containing protein, coding for MRFRTHISRDRVLIAVLLFVAASFQSRAELFTKYGKWFNVGPNPCSIAAADLNGDGLPEIVTADRGSMTNPREERPANDELSYLESQGNLEYLPKPPLKAGFAPYAVVLANIDALKALDIVTVCFHEPPSRRRHLTLFRNLGEEGFEALNYAVPETDLQYHRILDNDGVPIYTVPGLTSLTVRDFNRDGYRDVVATGWSSDVLVYFPGDKTSYFGAPVMFPCEGGPRDVQAADFDGDGELDLAVALYSSGDLAFFRGDGKGGFAEATRIPSRGPLPLRLVARDMNGDDKTDLVVAHCFTSDSVVVFYGDGGFSFSVTQEVEVGKENNRAVVEHEIRDLVVEDFNGDNKVDMAVACRASRQVVVFSNQSAPSASRLSFGREEYPYKDAQPYALCSADFNADEKPDLAVTLWGPNAVALLLGK
- the pdxA gene encoding 4-hydroxythreonine-4-phosphate dehydrogenase PdxA; translated protein: MKPQHNQAVLPRLAITMGDVNGVGPEILVKAMCDARIRKHCVPVVLGSAKAWGEARRFAPNAPRAHVIGSLDELPVESGAVAIYEAGVVAPDLRPGTLDADAARCAVAWLRTAIRACMAGSLDGVVTCPINKEGLHLAGIRYTGHTEILAEETQSKDYRMCLFTDRMRIVHITSHYPLVEAIAMVKRDRIAESIRIGHDSLVRLGLERRRIAVAGLNPHAGEAGILGSEEAREIEPAVALCAGEGIDCSGPYPPDTVFRRMNEGEFDMVIAMYHDQGHIPLKLIAMDEGVNVTLGIPVVRTSVDHGTAYDIAWKGEARENSLCAAIDLAAKLARRRP